The proteins below come from a single Demetria terragena DSM 11295 genomic window:
- a CDS encoding alpha/beta hydrolase yields MSRLLPELDRIDTVEDPAAVVLVLHGGAKQSLQPVTHRSLSWQRARFLAKSLAAGLHEDRVAVHLIRYRVKGWNASPSNEPDPVRDARWALSTLAQDSSLPIVIVGHSMGARTAVAVADHPHVVGVVGLAGWLPADEPVEALAGKMVIAAHGRRDRITSFRATRTFIDRASEVAEAQFIDMGHRGHYLLQGITSWNRLARKSIREVLDLH; encoded by the coding sequence ATGAGCCGCTTGCTGCCCGAACTCGACCGGATCGACACCGTGGAGGACCCTGCGGCCGTCGTTCTCGTCCTGCACGGTGGAGCGAAACAGTCACTGCAACCCGTGACGCACCGCAGCCTGTCGTGGCAACGCGCTCGGTTCCTCGCGAAATCGCTCGCTGCCGGACTGCACGAGGACCGCGTGGCCGTGCATCTCATTCGCTATCGCGTGAAGGGCTGGAATGCCAGCCCGTCTAATGAACCAGATCCGGTCCGTGACGCGCGCTGGGCGCTGTCCACGCTGGCCCAGGATAGTTCGCTGCCCATCGTGATTGTCGGCCACTCCATGGGCGCTCGCACCGCGGTAGCCGTGGCCGATCACCCCCACGTCGTCGGAGTCGTCGGGCTCGCCGGCTGGCTTCCAGCCGATGAACCCGTCGAGGCGCTCGCAGGGAAGATGGTGATCGCCGCCCATGGTCGACGCGACCGGATCACCTCCTTCCGCGCGACTCGAACGTTCATCGACCGGGCGAGCGAGGTGGCCGAAGCGCAATTCATCGACATGGGACACCGCGGCCACTATCTACTCCAGGGCATTACTTCCTGGAACAGGTTGGCCCGCAAGTCAATTCGCGAGGTCCTCGACCTTCACTGA
- a CDS encoding sigma-70 family RNA polymerase sigma factor — MVPEWPEPAVERLLREQSPHVVSALVRRYGDFETSEDAAQEAMLAAHVQWPRDGLPADPRGWLIRVASRRLIDQWRSETARRDREARDDRHQTEFGSTSVTPDTDDSLTLMLMCCHPALTRTAQIPLTLRAVGGLTTAQIGQVLLTSESTVAQRISRAKSRLREAGARFAAPVDPGSRLAAVQQVLYLIFTEGHSPSTTSADQVSATREAIRLARMLREHCPHDRETAGLLALMLLTEARQEARFDANGALVALTDQDRTLWDQDQIREGIAILEATLPGGSAGPYALQAAMAAVHSDAATAASTDWPQILVLYDLLSATSPGPVVRLNRAVAVAMVHGPQAGLREVEAIADARELRGSHRVHAVRAHLLEMSGAFEAAREAYAHAAARATNPAEQAYLRARMSGAQDPSD, encoded by the coding sequence ATGGTGCCGGAGTGGCCGGAACCCGCGGTCGAGCGTCTTCTGCGTGAGCAGTCACCACACGTGGTCAGCGCGCTGGTGCGGCGGTACGGCGACTTCGAGACCTCCGAGGACGCAGCGCAGGAGGCCATGCTCGCTGCCCACGTCCAATGGCCGCGAGATGGACTCCCAGCGGACCCTCGCGGATGGTTGATTCGGGTGGCCTCACGCCGTCTCATTGACCAATGGCGCAGTGAGACGGCTCGACGTGACCGCGAGGCCCGCGATGACCGCCATCAAACTGAGTTCGGATCCACGTCCGTCACTCCGGACACGGACGATTCGCTGACACTGATGCTGATGTGCTGCCACCCGGCGCTGACTCGCACCGCGCAGATACCGCTCACTTTGCGCGCCGTCGGGGGCCTGACGACAGCCCAGATCGGTCAGGTCCTGCTGACCTCGGAATCGACTGTCGCCCAACGCATCAGCCGGGCGAAGTCACGCCTGCGGGAGGCTGGCGCCCGATTTGCCGCGCCAGTAGACCCCGGCTCACGGCTGGCTGCGGTTCAGCAAGTTCTCTACCTCATCTTCACCGAGGGCCACTCCCCCAGCACCACCAGCGCCGATCAGGTATCCGCTACCCGCGAGGCGATTCGCCTCGCCCGCATGCTGCGGGAGCACTGTCCACACGACCGCGAAACGGCCGGGCTCCTCGCCCTGATGCTTCTCACGGAGGCACGTCAAGAAGCGCGCTTCGACGCGAACGGCGCCCTCGTCGCGCTCACCGACCAGGACCGGACGCTCTGGGATCAAGACCAGATCCGCGAAGGCATCGCGATCCTGGAGGCCACCCTGCCGGGCGGCTCTGCTGGGCCGTACGCCCTTCAGGCTGCGATGGCCGCTGTCCATTCCGACGCCGCTACTGCAGCGAGCACCGACTGGCCGCAGATCCTGGTGTTGTACGACCTCCTGTCGGCGACAAGCCCTGGGCCAGTCGTGCGGCTCAATCGCGCGGTCGCGGTCGCCATGGTGCACGGCCCGCAGGCCGGGCTGCGCGAAGTGGAGGCGATTGCCGACGCCCGTGAACTGCGCGGCAGTCACCGAGTGCACGCCGTCCGGGCCCACTTGCTAGAGATGTCTGGGGCCTTCGAGGCAGCGCGCGAGGCGTACGCCCACGCCGCGGCCCGAGCGACAAACCCGGCCGAGCAGGCCTACCTGCGAGCCCGGATGTCTGGCGCCCAGGATCCCTCCGATTGA
- a CDS encoding alpha/beta fold hydrolase: MTTQVVLVPGFWLGAWAWDAVAERLRTRGLAAAALTLPGLDGEPSDVGPQDHADAIIAALDQEADRRVLVVHSGAAVPGTMVIDQHPELVDHIVYADTAPVADGFAMNASLSEPTFRLEEVWDEELAGGSMRGLTDEQLATFKERAVPQPGRTVSEPVRLTNPARAQVPATMICTAATAAEYQEFAANGANFLAGLSDYPDLAYVDLPTGHWPMWSMPDELSDLIAGVAQA, encoded by the coding sequence ATGACGACTCAAGTGGTGTTAGTTCCTGGATTCTGGCTCGGCGCATGGGCCTGGGACGCCGTCGCGGAGCGCCTGCGCACGCGCGGGCTGGCGGCCGCAGCGCTCACGCTGCCCGGACTGGACGGCGAACCATCCGATGTGGGTCCGCAGGACCATGCCGACGCGATCATCGCGGCACTTGACCAGGAAGCTGATCGGCGCGTCCTGGTCGTGCACAGCGGGGCCGCGGTGCCCGGGACGATGGTGATTGACCAACACCCCGAGTTGGTTGACCACATCGTCTATGCCGACACCGCACCCGTCGCCGATGGGTTCGCGATGAACGCGAGTCTTTCCGAGCCGACGTTCCGGCTGGAGGAGGTGTGGGACGAGGAGCTTGCCGGCGGCAGCATGCGTGGCCTGACCGACGAGCAGCTCGCCACCTTCAAAGAGCGCGCTGTCCCTCAGCCGGGGCGCACCGTCAGCGAACCTGTCCGGCTGACCAATCCGGCGCGTGCGCAGGTTCCCGCCACCATGATCTGCACCGCAGCGACCGCGGCGGAATACCAAGAATTCGCGGCGAACGGTGCGAACTTCCTGGCAGGCCTGTCCGACTATCCAGACCTGGCTTATGTCGACCTGCCGACCGGTCACTGGCCGATGTGGTCGATGCCCGATGAGTTGTCGGACCTCATTGCTGGGGTCGCGCAGGCGTGA
- a CDS encoding YciI family protein produces the protein MKYVILIHSNPQPWGHPTGEFVAETKAMDPAQRERNNAEWEGLLEQISASGELLGGEALGDPAHSTLFRWEGEAPLVSEGPYAETKEHLAGFFLLEVESAERAIEITRGFSGPGETVELRPLW, from the coding sequence ATGAAGTACGTCATCCTCATCCACAGCAACCCCCAGCCGTGGGGCCATCCGACGGGTGAGTTCGTGGCCGAGACGAAGGCCATGGACCCCGCCCAGCGAGAGCGCAACAATGCCGAATGGGAGGGCCTACTCGAGCAGATCAGCGCCTCGGGCGAACTGCTGGGCGGCGAGGCCCTAGGTGACCCGGCCCATTCCACGCTCTTCCGATGGGAGGGCGAGGCGCCGCTGGTGAGCGAGGGGCCGTACGCCGAGACCAAGGAGCACCTCGCGGGCTTCTTCCTGCTCGAGGTGGAATCCGCCGAGCGCGCCATCGAAATCACCCGCGGATTCTCTGGCCCTGGCGAGACAGTCGAGCTGCGTCCGCTTTGGTGA
- a CDS encoding DUF664 domain-containing protein, which translates to MTSNPTPPQTQAPEISALGAALGTQQHHVRGILDGLDEPALRRRELPSGWSPLGLMHHLGAMHQFWFRDVLGDEHLPLPSEEGTDFGLDPAQSSARVLAVFDQEAENALAVLRSLDLDTPPAWWPDDVFGGWRLDSQREVVLHVVTELSTHAGQLDVVRELIDGRTWSYALGRVAEAHEKVGIM; encoded by the coding sequence ATGACCTCGAACCCGACCCCGCCCCAGACTCAGGCACCGGAGATCAGCGCACTCGGGGCAGCCCTCGGCACACAGCAGCATCACGTACGCGGCATCCTCGACGGACTGGACGAGCCAGCGCTGCGTCGGCGTGAGCTGCCCAGTGGTTGGAGCCCCCTGGGCTTGATGCACCATCTCGGGGCGATGCACCAGTTCTGGTTCCGCGATGTTCTGGGCGATGAGCACCTGCCGCTCCCGTCCGAGGAAGGCACCGACTTCGGCCTCGATCCGGCGCAGTCATCGGCGCGAGTGCTCGCGGTGTTCGACCAGGAAGCAGAGAACGCGCTCGCTGTCCTTCGTTCGCTCGACCTTGATACGCCCCCAGCGTGGTGGCCGGACGACGTGTTTGGCGGCTGGCGCTTGGACAGCCAACGAGAAGTCGTTCTCCATGTCGTCACCGAGCTGTCCACCCATGCTGGCCAGCTGGACGTGGTCCGCGAACTCATCGACGGAAGGACCTGGTCTTACGCCTTGGGTCGAGTGGCAGAAGCGCACGAAAAGGTCGGAATCATGTGA
- a CDS encoding Bax inhibitor-1/YccA family protein, which yields MASNPVFGRIEKQMEQGQYAGFGNQPQQGQAQPGYGQQQGYPQQGFPQQGYGQPMPGQQTPSPQDLEQMYGAGTAGPAQTGRMTVDDVMMKSLGLFAILVIVAAGAWVFTDASPGLAMPLLLGGIVGTLGLGLFIAFKKTISVPLIVTYAVLEGVLVGTISNVYNDMFGSGGMSGIVGQAILATLCVFVAMFTGWKTGFIKVTAKSRRIFGMMLMGYFLFAIVNFLFAMFISDEMFGFGGNGPLGIAISIFAVGLASYSLAIDFDSIDRGVQAGLPEKTSWLMAHGLIVTVVWLYLEILRLLARLQSD from the coding sequence ATGGCAAGCAACCCGGTATTTGGCCGGATCGAAAAGCAGATGGAGCAGGGCCAGTACGCCGGGTTCGGCAACCAGCCCCAGCAAGGTCAGGCCCAGCCTGGCTATGGGCAGCAGCAGGGCTACCCGCAGCAAGGGTTCCCCCAGCAGGGATATGGCCAGCCGATGCCCGGCCAACAGACGCCGTCGCCCCAGGATCTGGAGCAGATGTACGGCGCCGGCACCGCCGGCCCGGCGCAGACCGGTCGGATGACCGTCGACGACGTCATGATGAAGTCGCTTGGCCTTTTCGCGATCCTGGTGATCGTTGCCGCGGGCGCTTGGGTCTTCACGGACGCATCGCCGGGCCTCGCGATGCCGCTGCTGCTTGGCGGCATCGTCGGGACCTTGGGTCTGGGCCTCTTCATCGCCTTCAAGAAGACGATCTCGGTGCCTCTGATCGTGACGTACGCCGTTCTTGAGGGCGTGCTGGTTGGCACCATCAGCAACGTCTACAACGACATGTTCGGCTCTGGTGGCATGTCCGGCATCGTCGGCCAAGCCATTCTCGCCACGCTCTGCGTGTTTGTCGCGATGTTTACCGGCTGGAAGACCGGCTTCATCAAAGTCACCGCCAAGAGCCGCCGGATCTTCGGCATGATGCTGATGGGCTATTTCCTCTTCGCCATCGTCAACTTTCTCTTCGCGATGTTCATCAGCGATGAGATGTTCGGATTTGGCGGGAACGGCCCGCTCGGCATTGCCATCTCAATCTTCGCCGTCGGCCTGGCGTCCTACTCGCTGGCGATCGACTTCGACTCGATTGACCGCGGCGTGCAGGCTGGCCTGCCCGAGAAGACGTCCTGGCTGATGGCCCACGGCCTGATCGTCACCGTGGTGTGGCTCTACCTGGAGATCCTGCGCCTGCTGGCTCGCCTGCAGAGCGACTGA
- a CDS encoding acetyl-CoA C-acetyltransferase, translating into MPEAVIVSVARSPIGRAFKGSLKDIRPDDLTVQVLEACLAKVPDLDPTTIEDLYLGCAEPWAEQGNNIARVVATLAGYDQLPGATVNRFCSSSVQTTRMAAHAIKAGEADVLLSGGVECVSRYADLTGAGQSPAEWKNPAFAEAGERTKATAASNETWTDPREDGNMPDIYIAMGQTAENVATSRGISRERQDEWGVSSQNRAEQAIASGFFEREITPVTMPDGTVVSTDDGPRPGVTLEKVSTLQPVFRENGTVTAANCCPLNDGAAMLVVMSDTKAKELGLKPLARVVSTGVSALSPEVMGLGPVEASKQALSRAGLTIADMDLYEINEAFAAQVLASADELSLDMDKLNKHGGAIALGHPFGMTGARITATLLNGLESVDGTFGLETMCVGGGQGMAIIYERLN; encoded by the coding sequence ATGCCTGAAGCCGTCATCGTCTCTGTAGCCCGATCCCCTATCGGCCGCGCCTTCAAGGGCAGCCTCAAGGACATTCGGCCGGACGACCTCACCGTGCAGGTGCTCGAGGCCTGTCTGGCCAAGGTGCCGGACCTCGACCCCACCACGATCGAGGACCTCTACCTCGGCTGTGCCGAGCCGTGGGCCGAGCAGGGCAACAACATCGCCCGCGTGGTCGCGACGCTGGCAGGTTATGACCAATTGCCCGGCGCGACCGTCAACCGGTTCTGTTCCTCCTCGGTCCAGACGACCCGCATGGCCGCCCACGCCATCAAGGCTGGCGAGGCTGACGTTCTGCTCAGCGGCGGCGTGGAGTGTGTGTCCCGCTACGCCGACCTCACCGGCGCCGGACAGTCCCCGGCCGAGTGGAAGAACCCGGCCTTCGCGGAGGCCGGCGAGCGCACCAAGGCGACGGCCGCGTCCAACGAGACCTGGACCGACCCGCGCGAAGACGGCAACATGCCGGACATTTACATCGCGATGGGGCAGACCGCCGAAAACGTCGCCACCTCCCGTGGCATCTCCCGTGAGCGCCAGGACGAATGGGGTGTCTCCTCGCAGAACCGCGCTGAGCAGGCCATCGCCAGCGGCTTCTTCGAGCGCGAGATCACTCCCGTCACCATGCCCGACGGCACGGTCGTCAGCACTGACGATGGCCCCCGGCCGGGCGTGACGCTGGAGAAGGTGTCCACCTTGCAGCCGGTCTTCCGAGAGAACGGCACGGTGACCGCCGCCAACTGCTGCCCGCTCAACGACGGCGCTGCCATGCTCGTGGTCATGAGCGACACCAAGGCCAAGGAACTCGGCCTCAAGCCGCTTGCTCGGGTTGTCTCGACGGGCGTCTCCGCCCTGTCCCCCGAGGTCATGGGCCTCGGGCCGGTCGAGGCCTCCAAGCAGGCCCTGTCCCGCGCTGGACTGACCATCGCCGACATGGACCTCTACGAGATCAACGAGGCCTTCGCGGCGCAGGTGCTCGCTTCGGCTGACGAGCTCAGCCTCGACATGGACAAGCTCAACAAGCACGGTGGCGCGATTGCGCTGGGCCACCCGTTCGGGATGACCGGCGCGCGCATCACCGCGACGTTGCTCAACGGCCTTGAGTCCGTCGACGGCACCTTTGGTCTGGAGACCATGTGTGTCGGTGGCGGCCAGGGCATGGCGATCATCTACGAGCGCCTCAACTGA
- a CDS encoding SGNH/GDSL hydrolase family protein, producing MVGRAKRARKIAAAAAFGGGGAGALGLATWGLLATEARIARKVVGRPFEGAPDDTGTYGSGFGDTIELLILGDSTARGMGADDRAQTVGAIVASAVAALTSRPVRLTNVSAIGAESADLDRQVDVAQDEVAEPDVAIIMVGANDVTHRIDRSVSIRHLAMAVNRLRENGAEVVVGTCPDLGAVRPVPQPLRALMQRWSRDLAAAQTVAVVEQGGRTVSLGDLLGEEFHERPGVMFSKDQFHPSAAGYARAASAILPSVLDALGHHSIDTGRAPDERRGESVGPVAVAAVRAVADPGTEVSGTGDVGMRGRFAVLRRRHRHPVPGPTEAGTEPDDRGESTTN from the coding sequence ATGGTGGGACGAGCCAAGCGAGCGCGCAAGATCGCTGCGGCCGCGGCTTTCGGAGGCGGCGGTGCGGGAGCACTCGGCCTGGCCACCTGGGGACTGCTGGCCACCGAGGCAAGGATTGCGCGCAAGGTCGTGGGGCGTCCTTTCGAAGGGGCTCCGGATGACACGGGCACCTATGGCAGCGGCTTCGGCGACACCATCGAGCTCTTGATCCTGGGTGATTCGACAGCGCGCGGTATGGGTGCCGACGACCGCGCGCAGACCGTCGGAGCAATCGTCGCGTCTGCTGTTGCTGCCCTGACTAGTCGGCCTGTTCGCCTGACCAATGTCTCCGCCATTGGCGCCGAGTCGGCCGATCTGGACCGCCAAGTCGACGTCGCCCAGGACGAAGTCGCCGAACCGGACGTCGCCATCATCATGGTCGGCGCGAACGATGTGACTCACCGTATTGACCGCAGTGTCTCCATCCGGCACCTCGCGATGGCGGTCAACCGACTCCGGGAAAACGGCGCCGAAGTGGTGGTCGGTACCTGCCCCGACCTCGGTGCCGTACGACCGGTTCCTCAGCCATTGCGGGCTCTGATGCAGCGTTGGTCGCGCGACCTCGCAGCGGCGCAGACCGTGGCCGTCGTCGAGCAAGGCGGGCGCACGGTGTCCCTCGGAGACTTGCTGGGCGAAGAGTTCCACGAGCGCCCGGGCGTGATGTTCAGCAAGGACCAGTTCCATCCCTCGGCCGCGGGGTATGCCCGCGCGGCGTCGGCCATTCTTCCCAGTGTTCTGGATGCACTCGGCCACCACAGCATTGATACCGGTCGGGCGCCCGACGAGCGGCGTGGCGAGAGCGTCGGCCCGGTCGCGGTGGCCGCCGTACGCGCGGTGGCTGATCCCGGCACCGAGGTCAGCGGCACTGGCGACGTCGGTATGCGGGGGCGGTTCGCGGTGCTGCGACGTCGTCATCGCCACCCCGTTCCCGGCCCCACGGAAGCGGGCACCGAGCCCGACGATCGAGGCGAATCGACGACGAACTAA
- a CDS encoding cystathionine beta-synthase, whose translation MRYAAHISDLVGNTPLVRLNSVTEGIACTVLAKVEYLNPGGSVKDRIAVKMIEAAEASGQLTPGGTIVEPTSGNTGVGLALVAQRKGYQCIFVCPDKVSEDKRNVLRAYGAEVVVTPTSVPPDHPDSYYSVSDRLAAETPGGWKPDQYSNLNGPASHYESTGPEVWSDTNGELTAFVAGIGTGGTITGTGRYLREVSAERDGGRVQIVGADPEGSVYSGGTGRPYLVEGVGEDMWPDAYDPAVVDEVIAVSDAESFAMTRRLAREEGLLVGGSCGMAVVAALRYARTLPADATVVVLLPDSGRGYLSKLFDDNWLASYGFRASTTEQTVEQLLRGKDGSLPSLVHTHPSETVRDAIQIMREYQVSQMPVVNAEPPIMAGEVAGAVSDKQLLEALYTGSAHLADSVEQHMAAPFPMIGAAEPATAARDLLASHDAVMVVDDGKPAGVLTRADLLAALVV comes from the coding sequence ATGCGCTACGCCGCACATATCTCGGACCTGGTGGGAAACACCCCGTTGGTCCGGCTGAACTCCGTCACCGAGGGCATCGCTTGCACCGTCCTGGCCAAGGTTGAGTACCTCAACCCGGGAGGCTCGGTGAAGGACCGCATCGCCGTGAAGATGATCGAGGCCGCCGAGGCCTCAGGTCAGCTCACACCGGGCGGGACCATCGTGGAGCCGACCTCCGGCAATACCGGGGTGGGGCTGGCCCTCGTGGCCCAGCGCAAGGGCTATCAGTGCATTTTCGTGTGCCCGGACAAGGTCAGTGAGGACAAGCGCAACGTGCTGCGCGCCTATGGCGCAGAGGTGGTCGTGACGCCGACGTCCGTTCCGCCGGACCATCCGGACAGTTACTACTCCGTCTCCGACCGACTCGCTGCCGAGACGCCGGGTGGGTGGAAGCCAGACCAGTACTCCAACCTCAACGGACCGGCTAGTCACTACGAGTCCACCGGACCTGAGGTCTGGAGCGACACGAATGGTGAGCTCACGGCCTTTGTCGCGGGAATAGGCACTGGGGGAACGATCACGGGCACCGGACGGTACCTGCGAGAGGTCTCTGCTGAGCGCGACGGCGGGCGCGTGCAGATCGTCGGTGCTGACCCCGAAGGGTCGGTCTACTCCGGTGGCACCGGACGGCCGTACCTCGTCGAAGGGGTCGGCGAAGACATGTGGCCCGATGCCTATGACCCGGCGGTGGTCGATGAGGTCATTGCAGTCTCAGACGCGGAGTCCTTCGCCATGACCAGGCGCCTGGCGCGCGAAGAGGGCCTCCTAGTCGGCGGGTCCTGTGGCATGGCCGTTGTCGCGGCTCTGCGGTACGCCCGCACCCTGCCGGCTGATGCCACCGTCGTCGTCTTGCTTCCCGACTCGGGGCGCGGCTACCTCTCGAAGTTGTTCGACGACAACTGGCTCGCCTCGTACGGATTTCGCGCCAGCACGACGGAGCAGACCGTCGAGCAACTCCTGCGCGGCAAGGACGGCAGCCTGCCGTCCCTGGTCCACACCCACCCGTCCGAGACAGTGCGCGACGCTATCCAGATCATGCGGGAGTACCAAGTGTCTCAAATGCCTGTGGTCAACGCGGAACCGCCGATCATGGCTGGCGAGGTCGCAGGCGCCGTGAGCGACAAGCAACTACTGGAGGCGCTCTACACCGGGTCCGCGCACCTCGCCGACTCAGTGGAGCAGCACATGGCCGCACCATTCCCCATGATCGGCGCGGCCGAACCTGCCACTGCTGCACGAGACCTGTTGGCCTCGCACGATGCCGTCATGGTGGTCGACGACGGCAAGCCGGCTGGCGTACTCACACGCGCCGATCTTCTTGCAGCTCTCGTGGTCTGA